From Streptomyces sp. CMB-StM0423, a single genomic window includes:
- a CDS encoding serine hydrolase domain-containing protein — MNRIRTRTAARRAGAAALLAAVVAGAAAPVAAAHGAGGAPDPVQRRLNALVERDGVPGALAYDGRTTRTAGVAGTATGRPMVGAEGRYRMASNTKAFTATAVMRLVAAGAVRLDAPAARYVPQLAGTGVTVRHLLKQTSGLPEYLQYVDWSRGATEEEYLALALGHPADFEPGARWGYSNTNYLALGLLINQVTGEDYRTHIERTFIEPLHLKDTYWPAKGELTIRGPHARNYGVDPTDPGAGVTDVTDLPGYEFGASGGLVTTPKDQNAFWDALFGGRLLPGWALRAMTHDTTDVGGQDTYPEGSRYGYGVASFPLSCGGVYWGHGGDLPGDSVAGGRADRGRGTVTVYTTTWAAEGDRLADLQGAADAALCAKGGTGKGR; from the coding sequence GTGAACCGCATCCGTACCCGCACCGCCGCCCGCCGCGCCGGGGCCGCCGCCCTCCTTGCCGCCGTCGTCGCCGGTGCCGCCGCGCCCGTCGCCGCCGCCCACGGCGCCGGGGGCGCCCCCGACCCCGTACAGCGCCGCCTCAACGCCCTCGTCGAGCGCGACGGCGTCCCCGGTGCCCTCGCGTACGACGGCCGCACGACCCGTACCGCCGGCGTCGCCGGCACCGCCACCGGGCGGCCCATGGTCGGTGCCGAGGGCCGCTACCGGATGGCCAGCAACACCAAGGCGTTCACCGCCACCGCCGTCATGCGGCTGGTCGCCGCGGGCGCGGTGCGGCTGGACGCGCCCGCCGCGCGGTACGTGCCGCAGCTCGCCGGCACCGGCGTCACCGTGCGGCACCTGCTCAAGCAGACCAGCGGGCTGCCGGAGTACCTGCAGTACGTCGACTGGAGCCGCGGCGCCACCGAGGAGGAGTACCTCGCGCTCGCCCTCGGCCACCCCGCCGACTTCGAACCGGGCGCCCGCTGGGGTTACTCCAACACCAACTACCTCGCGCTCGGCCTGCTGATCAATCAGGTCACCGGCGAGGACTACCGCACGCACATCGAACGCACCTTCATCGAACCGCTGCACCTGAAGGACACGTACTGGCCCGCGAAGGGCGAGCTGACCATACGCGGCCCGCACGCCCGCAACTACGGCGTCGACCCGACCGACCCCGGGGCCGGCGTCACCGACGTGACCGACCTGCCCGGCTACGAGTTCGGCGCCTCCGGCGGCCTCGTGACCACGCCGAAGGACCAGAACGCCTTCTGGGACGCCCTCTTCGGCGGCAGGCTGCTGCCCGGCTGGGCGCTGCGGGCGATGACCCACGACACCACCGACGTCGGCGGCCAGGACACCTACCCCGAGGGCAGCAGGTACGGCTACGGCGTCGCGTCCTTCCCGCTGAGCTGCGGCGGCGTGTACTGGGGTCACGGCGGCGACCTGCCGGGCGACTCCGTCGCCGGCGGGCGGGCGGACCGGGGGCGCGGGACGGTCACCGTCTACACGACCACGTGGGCCGCCGAGGGCGACCGGCTGGCGGACCTCCAGGGGGCGGCCGACGCGGCGCTGTGCGCGAAGGGCGGTACGGGCAAGGGACGTTGA
- a CDS encoding SDR family oxidoreductase: protein MTHDSPVTLVTGGGSGIGAAAARQLLARGGRVAVTGRGAERLRRFAKDAGDPPELLTLPGDASDHEAVAEAVQATLTAFGRLDAVVANAGFASHDDLGTGDPAGWRDMVLTNVLGPALLIRSSLEALRETRGRIVIVGSVAGFVYGAGNIYGITKWAMTGLAENTRRMVTGDGIGVTLVAPGRTDTLFWDGMGGAPEGMEMMTSDQVAESIVWALNQPEGVDVNTVVMRPIGQPV, encoded by the coding sequence ATGACCCACGACTCGCCCGTCACCCTCGTCACCGGCGGCGGCAGCGGCATCGGCGCCGCCGCGGCCCGCCAACTCCTCGCCCGCGGCGGCCGCGTCGCCGTCACCGGCCGCGGCGCCGAGCGGCTGCGCCGGTTCGCCAAGGACGCCGGCGACCCGCCGGAGCTGCTGACCCTGCCGGGCGACGCCTCCGACCACGAGGCGGTGGCCGAGGCGGTGCAGGCGACGCTCACGGCGTTCGGCCGGCTCGACGCGGTCGTCGCCAACGCCGGCTTCGCCAGCCACGACGACCTCGGCACCGGCGACCCGGCCGGCTGGCGCGACATGGTGCTCACCAACGTCCTGGGCCCCGCGCTGCTGATCCGCAGCTCGCTGGAGGCGCTGCGCGAGACCCGCGGCCGGATCGTCATCGTCGGCAGCGTCGCGGGCTTCGTCTACGGCGCGGGCAACATCTACGGCATCACCAAGTGGGCGATGACGGGGCTGGCCGAGAACACCCGCCGCATGGTGACCGGCGACGGCATCGGCGTCACCCTCGTCGCCCCCGGCCGCACCGACACGCTCTTCTGGGACGGCATGGGCGGCGCGCCGGAGGGCATGGAGATGATGACGTCCGACCAGGTCGCCGAGTCGATCGTCTGGGCGCTGAACCAGCCGGAGGGCGTCGACGTCAACACGGTCGTCATGCGGCCCATCGGCCAGCCCGTGTAA
- a CDS encoding SCO6880 family protein — protein sequence MTTHHTPPITPRRTYLIGKARPNAIVGRNRETGEIGMIIGGAFLGMMCGLLVPVLTLRIVLLMGFPLLALAAVYVPYRGRTFYRWFEISRSHRRLLRSGAAVYRSGAQEAGTRLSGEEVAVGTPPGIGRINWMVAPFGPDEIAVLLHADRRTVTAVIEIEGPGVGLRDSEDQEALVDRFGTLLKHAANGDGFVRRLQMLARTLPADPDAHAKDVSQRGDPRAPQWIKGSYDQLQSMVSTSSEQHRAYFVACMPYTRDLGQEATVMGRATKQSRDDCIAVIMARELGDICARLAEADIRVRQPLGIARLSALVHSMYDPDHPIDHIQAMTQRNAWPAELDAVDPQYLRAKTRESATRDPWCHSTAWVKEWPMTPVGVNFLAPLLVHTPDVIRTVAVCMDLEPTEVAIERMLTEKTNDDAEASRQAKMNRVVDPRDIAHHERIDQRGEDLASGAAGVNIVGYLTVSARSPEALARDKRTIRASAGKSYLKLEWCDREHHRAFVNTLPFATGIR from the coding sequence GTGACCACGCACCACACACCACCGATCACCCCCCGTCGCACGTACCTCATCGGCAAGGCCCGCCCCAACGCCATCGTCGGCCGCAACCGCGAGACCGGCGAGATCGGCATGATCATCGGCGGCGCCTTCCTCGGCATGATGTGCGGCCTCCTCGTCCCCGTGCTGACGCTGCGCATCGTGCTGCTGATGGGCTTCCCGCTGCTCGCCCTCGCCGCCGTCTACGTCCCGTACCGGGGCCGCACCTTCTACAGGTGGTTCGAGATCAGCCGCAGCCACCGCCGCCTCCTGCGCAGCGGCGCCGCCGTCTACCGCTCCGGCGCCCAGGAAGCCGGCACCCGCCTCAGCGGCGAGGAGGTCGCCGTCGGCACCCCGCCCGGCATCGGCCGCATCAACTGGATGGTCGCCCCCTTCGGCCCCGACGAGATCGCCGTCCTGCTGCACGCGGACCGCCGCACCGTCACCGCCGTCATAGAGATCGAGGGCCCCGGCGTCGGCCTGCGCGACAGCGAGGACCAGGAAGCCCTCGTCGACCGCTTCGGCACCCTGCTCAAGCACGCCGCCAACGGCGACGGCTTCGTACGCCGGCTGCAGATGCTCGCCCGTACGCTGCCCGCCGACCCCGACGCGCACGCCAAGGACGTCTCGCAGCGCGGCGACCCGCGTGCGCCGCAGTGGATAAAGGGCTCGTACGACCAGCTCCAGTCGATGGTCTCGACCTCCTCCGAGCAGCACCGCGCGTACTTCGTCGCCTGCATGCCCTACACGCGCGACCTCGGCCAGGAGGCCACGGTCATGGGCCGCGCGACCAAGCAGAGCCGCGACGACTGCATCGCCGTCATCATGGCCCGCGAGCTGGGCGACATCTGCGCCCGTCTCGCCGAGGCCGACATCCGGGTACGGCAGCCGCTGGGCATCGCACGGCTCTCGGCCCTCGTGCACTCCATGTACGACCCGGACCACCCCATCGACCACATCCAGGCCATGACCCAGCGCAACGCCTGGCCGGCCGAACTGGACGCCGTAGACCCGCAGTACCTGCGCGCCAAGACCCGCGAGTCGGCGACCCGCGACCCCTGGTGCCACTCCACGGCGTGGGTGAAGGAATGGCCGATGACCCCGGTCGGCGTCAACTTCCTCGCCCCGCTCCTCGTCCACACCCCGGACGTCATCCGCACGGTCGCCGTATGCATGGACCTGGAGCCCACAGAAGTGGCCATCGAGCGGATGCTGACGGAGAAGACGAACGACGACGCCGAGGCGTCCAGGCAGGCGAAGATGAACCGCGTCGTCGACCCCCGGGACATCGCCCACCACGAGCGCATCGACCAGCGCGGCGAGGACCTCGCCTCCGGCGCCGCCGGCGTCAACATCGTCGGCTACCTCACGGTCTCCGCCCGCTCCCCCGAGGCTCTCGCCCGCGACAAGCGCACGATCCGCGCCTCGGCGGGGAAGTCATACCTGAAACTGGAATGGTGCGACAGAGAGCACCACCGCGCCTTCGTGAACACCCTGCCTTTCGCGACCGGGATCAGGTGA
- a CDS encoding ATP-binding protein — MADLLDLATRAFAGFVFGKTETQRLPVRTSSAQAQAVYLPTAAPGLGDSGVIIGREVYSGKGYIYDPFQLYGQQLPAPHWLVLGESGNGKSALEKTYVLRQLRFRDRQVVVLDAQGEDGVGEWALIAQELGITPIRLDPLAALDSGIRLNPLDPAITTTGQLALLRTIIEVATGSGLDERSGFALKVAHGHVTETVTDRQPVLTDIVEQLRHPAPTAAEAMNVDVEDVRNWGLDVALVLDRLVDGDLRGMFDGPTTVGIDLDSPLIIFDLSHIDRNSIAMPILMAIVGVWLEHTWIRPDRKKRIFLVEEAWHIINSPFVAQLFQRLLKFGRRLGLSFVAVVHHLSDVVDGAAAREAAAILKMASTRTIYAQKADEARATGKVLGLPRWAVEIIPTLTPGIAVWDVNGNVQVVKHLVTEAERPLVFTDRAMTESAPVPALEAADDTGPVVMAKESTVA; from the coding sequence ATGGCCGACCTCCTCGATCTGGCGACGCGCGCCTTCGCGGGCTTCGTCTTCGGCAAGACGGAGACCCAGCGGCTGCCCGTGCGCACCTCCTCCGCGCAGGCGCAGGCCGTCTATCTGCCCACCGCCGCGCCCGGCCTGGGCGACTCCGGCGTCATCATCGGCCGCGAGGTCTACAGCGGCAAGGGCTACATCTACGACCCCTTCCAGCTCTACGGCCAGCAGCTCCCCGCGCCGCACTGGCTGGTGCTCGGCGAGTCGGGTAACGGCAAGTCCGCGCTGGAGAAGACCTACGTCCTACGCCAACTGCGCTTCCGCGACCGCCAGGTCGTCGTGCTCGACGCCCAGGGCGAGGACGGCGTCGGCGAATGGGCGCTCATCGCGCAGGAGCTCGGCATCACCCCGATCCGCCTCGACCCCCTCGCGGCCCTCGACAGCGGCATCCGCCTCAACCCGCTCGACCCGGCGATCACCACCACCGGCCAGCTCGCCCTGCTCCGTACGATCATCGAAGTCGCCACCGGCAGCGGCCTGGACGAGCGCTCCGGCTTCGCCCTCAAGGTCGCCCACGGACACGTCACCGAGACCGTCACCGACCGCCAGCCGGTGCTCACCGACATCGTGGAGCAGCTCCGCCACCCGGCGCCGACTGCCGCCGAGGCCATGAACGTCGACGTCGAGGACGTCCGCAACTGGGGCCTGGACGTCGCCCTGGTCCTCGACCGCCTGGTCGACGGCGACCTGCGCGGCATGTTCGACGGCCCGACGACCGTCGGCATCGACCTCGACTCGCCGCTCATCATCTTCGATCTCTCCCACATCGACCGGAACTCGATCGCCATGCCGATCCTCATGGCGATCGTCGGCGTGTGGCTGGAGCACACCTGGATCCGCCCGGACCGCAAGAAGCGCATCTTCCTGGTCGAAGAGGCGTGGCACATCATCAACTCCCCCTTCGTCGCCCAGCTCTTCCAGCGGCTGCTGAAGTTCGGCCGCCGGCTCGGCCTCTCGTTCGTCGCCGTCGTGCACCACTTGTCGGACGTCGTGGACGGAGCCGCGGCGCGGGAGGCGGCGGCGATCCTGAAGATGGCGTCGACACGTACGATCTACGCCCAGAAAGCCGACGAGGCCCGCGCGACGGGAAAAGTCCTCGGACTGCCGCGCTGGGCCGTCGAGATCATCCCGACCCTGACGCCCGGCATCGCCGTCTGGGACGTCAACGGCAACGTGCAGGTGGTCAAGCACCTGGTGACCGAGGCCGAACGGCCGCTGGTCTTCACCGACCGGGCGATGACGGAGTCCGCCCCGGTACCGGCCCTGGAGGCGGCGGACGACACCGGCCCGGTGGTGATGGCGAAGGAATCGACGGTGGCCTGA
- a CDS encoding type VI secretion protein, which yields MAQGRGGRNRGGGQQDGPERGIPDALLLGILAFLLGLTILAWTATGLSGLLAHGAWPDGVKFTRTPLAMRELVSEPHDLPAAWPDTPRESLSGWGLFWGVFISQLMVLGTFTLVGMTTTASWRARRAAARKAAAGDEALAGGLESRYEERDLYEDTESPAQPTPQRRAPVRPTQEPRPQPTRPLPTVPRQGQAQPPAGLPPTHAGPLVFRKGSPTAMAVTRETLLGAEGPALVITSDATLWADTKDARGKLGPVLVYDPGQLCDTPDRLRWSPAAGCTDRGTASERAAALLRPVRPQHRTDTTVADTAETMLACWLHAAAVADRPFAQVHRWAQGTGAHEPVGILRSAPEAASGAAGELESALTGHPERRDAAAELVATALEGMSSIHMRNASKPTRADSLVLESFIDEGGTLYLVGEAIEGPRSRPGAMPLLTALATDVVEHGRRMAAGSSTGRLDPPLTLVLDDVAAVAPLAQLPALLTEGDREGLPTLATMRSPEQARSRWPGLSLGV from the coding sequence ATGGCGCAGGGTCGCGGTGGACGAAACCGGGGCGGCGGGCAGCAGGACGGCCCGGAGCGGGGCATCCCCGATGCCCTGCTCCTCGGCATTCTGGCGTTCCTGCTCGGCCTGACGATCCTGGCGTGGACGGCGACGGGTCTGTCCGGGCTGCTGGCGCACGGCGCGTGGCCTGACGGCGTCAAGTTCACACGCACGCCGCTGGCGATGCGCGAGCTGGTCTCCGAACCGCACGACCTGCCTGCCGCCTGGCCGGACACGCCGCGCGAGTCCCTGTCGGGGTGGGGGCTGTTCTGGGGCGTGTTCATCAGCCAGTTGATGGTGCTCGGCACGTTCACGCTCGTGGGGATGACGACGACGGCGAGCTGGCGGGCCCGCCGGGCGGCTGCACGCAAGGCGGCCGCGGGAGACGAGGCGCTGGCAGGCGGCCTGGAGAGCCGGTACGAGGAGCGGGACCTGTACGAGGACACGGAGTCCCCGGCGCAGCCCACGCCCCAGCGCAGAGCGCCCGTACGACCCACGCAGGAGCCACGCCCGCAGCCCACCCGGCCCCTCCCCACCGTCCCGCGGCAGGGCCAGGCCCAGCCCCCGGCCGGACTGCCGCCGACGCACGCCGGCCCGCTGGTGTTCCGCAAGGGCAGCCCGACGGCGATGGCGGTCACCCGGGAGACGCTGCTGGGAGCGGAGGGCCCCGCGCTCGTCATCACCTCGGACGCCACCCTGTGGGCGGACACCAAGGACGCCCGCGGCAAGCTCGGCCCCGTCCTCGTCTACGACCCGGGTCAGCTCTGCGACACCCCGGACCGCCTCCGCTGGTCCCCGGCCGCCGGCTGCACGGACCGCGGCACGGCTTCCGAGCGAGCGGCAGCTCTCCTACGCCCGGTACGCCCCCAGCACCGTACGGACACCACGGTGGCGGACACCGCGGAGACGATGCTGGCGTGCTGGCTGCACGCCGCCGCCGTAGCGGACCGCCCCTTCGCCCAGGTCCACCGCTGGGCCCAGGGCACGGGCGCCCACGAACCGGTGGGCATCCTCCGCTCGGCGCCAGAGGCGGCGTCGGGCGCGGCCGGCGAGCTGGAGTCGGCGTTGACGGGGCATCCGGAGCGGCGGGACGCGGCGGCGGAACTGGTGGCGACGGCGCTGGAGGGCATGTCGTCGATCCACATGCGCAACGCTTCCAAACCGACTCGAGCAGATTCGCTCGTATTGGAGTCATTCATCGACGAAGGGGGAACGCTCTATCTGGTGGGTGAAGCCATCGAGGGCCCCCGGTCCCGCCCGGGTGCGATGCCACTGCTCACCGCCCTCGCCACAGACGTGGTCGAGCACGGCCGCCGCATGGCCGCAGGGTCATCCACCGGCCGGCTCGACCCACCACTCACCCTCGTCCTCGACGACGTAGCCGCAGTCGCCCCCCTCGCCCAACTCCCCGCCCTCCTCACGGAAGGCGACCGCGAGGGACTGCCCACGCTGGCCACGATGCGCTCGCCGGAGCAGGCGCGCAGCCGCTGGCCGGGGCTGTCGCTGGGGGTGTGA
- the trpS gene encoding tryptophan--tRNA ligase yields MTAYGSLGSRARIFSGVKPTGHLTLGNYLGAVRRWVEVDQRQADALFCVVDLHAMTVSYEPARLRRLSRQAAQLLLAAGLDPALCTVYVQSHVDEHARLSYLLECTAADGEMRRMIQYKEKAARERAKGGSVRLSLLTYPVLMAADILAFDTDEVPVGDDQAQHVELARDLAQRFNQRYGRVFTVPRVTRPSVAARVMNLQDPASKMGKSDDAPAARAGIVHLLDEPDAVRRKVMRAVTDSGAEVTYDREAQPGVANLLEILAGCSGRKPAELAGEYTSYGQLKRDTAEAVVETLRPVRERHAELSADPAYVEGVLARGAERARAMARPRVDAAYDAAGLLPAFGAVSPSGGS; encoded by the coding sequence ATGACGGCGTACGGATCGCTGGGCTCGCGGGCACGGATCTTCAGCGGGGTGAAGCCCACCGGGCATCTGACGCTCGGGAACTACCTGGGTGCCGTGCGGCGCTGGGTCGAGGTGGACCAGCGTCAGGCCGACGCGCTGTTCTGCGTCGTCGACCTGCATGCCATGACCGTGTCGTACGAGCCCGCGCGGCTGCGGCGGCTCAGCCGGCAGGCCGCGCAACTGCTGCTGGCCGCGGGACTCGATCCCGCCCTGTGCACCGTGTACGTGCAGAGTCACGTGGACGAGCATGCGCGGCTGTCGTACCTGCTGGAGTGCACCGCAGCGGACGGGGAGATGCGGCGGATGATCCAGTACAAGGAGAAGGCCGCGCGGGAGCGGGCCAAGGGCGGGAGCGTGCGGCTGTCGCTGCTGACGTATCCGGTGCTCATGGCCGCCGACATCCTCGCCTTCGACACCGACGAGGTGCCCGTGGGGGACGACCAGGCGCAGCACGTGGAGCTGGCGCGGGATCTGGCGCAGCGGTTCAACCAGCGGTACGGGCGGGTGTTCACCGTGCCGCGGGTGACCCGTCCTTCCGTCGCCGCGCGGGTGATGAACCTCCAGGATCCGGCGTCGAAGATGGGCAAGTCCGACGACGCGCCCGCGGCTCGGGCCGGCATCGTGCATCTCCTCGACGAGCCCGACGCCGTGCGGCGGAAGGTGATGCGGGCGGTGACGGACAGCGGGGCCGAGGTGACGTACGACCGGGAGGCGCAGCCGGGGGTGGCGAACCTGCTGGAGATCCTGGCGGGGTGCAGCGGGCGGAAGCCAGCGGAGCTGGCGGGTGAGTACACGTCGTACGGGCAGCTCAAGCGGGACACCGCCGAGGCGGTGGTGGAGACACTGCGGCCGGTGCGGGAGCGGCATGCGGAGCTGAGTGCCGATCCGGCGTACGTCGAGGGCGTACTGGCGCGCGGGGCGGAGCGGGCGCGGGCGATGGCGCGGCCGCGGGTGGACGCGGCGTACGACGCGGCCGGGTTGCTGCCCGCCTTCGGCGCCGTCAGCCCGTCGGGCGGATCGTGA